The following nucleotide sequence is from Cytobacillus luteolus.
ATGAAAATAAGAAAAGCAATTTTAAAGGATGCAAAGGCGATTGCTAAAGTCCATGTTGATAGTTGGAGAACAACATATGCAAACATCTTCCCTGCAGATTTTTTGGATGATTTATCTTATGAAAGTCGTGAACAACTGTGGCTTCAGGGTATCCCTGATGGAATTGTTTATGTAGCAGAAGATAATAGTGGTGAAATCGTTGGATTTATATCGGGAGGAAAGGAAAGAAGTGGGAAATATGACGGTTTTGACGGTGAGTTATATGCAATTTATATACTTGAAGACTATCAAGGTAAAGGAATTGGGAAGGCACTAGTGAAA
It contains:
- a CDS encoding GNAT family N-acetyltransferase, with the protein product MKIRKAILKDAKAIAKVHVDSWRTTYANIFPADFLDDLSYESREQLWLQGIPDGIVYVAEDNSGEIVGFISGGKERSGKYDGFDGELYAIYILEDYQGKGIGKALVKPLIKDLKEIGLNAMLVLVLEDNPACSFYEALGGKKLDTMEVEIAGKKIKEAVYGWEDSKVIG